Genomic DNA from Jonesia denitrificans DSM 20603:
TGTATGTACCGGTTGCGTTGCGCCCATACCTTGGTGGACTTGAGGTGCTGGAGCCCAGCGCGTGACACCCGCCCCCATGCTTATCGGCCTCGACATCGATGGGACCATCATGACCGCCGACGAATTCATTTCGTCGGCGGTCCGTGAGGCAATCACCGAACTACGGTTACGTGGCCACCACGTGGTCCTCGCCACGGGTCGGCCACTGGTTGCGGTCCTTCCAGTGCTTAAAGACTTAGGCATCGACTCTGGGTGGGCGGTGTGCTCGAACGGGTCAGTCACTGCCCGCCTTGATGCCTCCGGTCCAGGCGCCTATGAACTTGATGATGTTGTTGAGTTCCCCGCCGGGCCAGCAGTCGATGCGCTTGACGCGCATCTGCCGCACGCTGTCATCGGGTTGGAGAACATTGGGGTGGGTTACTCGATCTCCGCTGATTTTGGTTCCCCACGGTTGCATGGCAGTCACATCATCACACCAGTGGCGGCACTGCGCGCCATGCGCACCCCACGAGTTGTTGTGGCCCGTGCACAACATCCGCCCGCACAGTTCCGTGCTGATGTTGCTGCTGTGGACTTGGCGGACTCGTACTATTCCATTGCGGACGAACACTGGATGGATCTTGCACCAGCAGGGATCACCAAAGCCTATGGGCTAGACCGTCTTCGCGCCCGTTTGGGGATCCCCACCAGCGCTACCGTCGCGGTGGGTGACGCCGACAATGACATCGACATGCTTCAGTGGGCTGGGCATGGTGTCGCCATGGGGCACGCGGCCGCTGACGTCATCGCCGCTGCGGATGACGTGACCTGGCCGATCACGGATGACGGACTTGCCCCAGTGCTGCAATCACTGCTGAGCTGACCTGCGCCCGGTCCGCCCACTCGTCGCTGCGCATCAGACGACCAATCGCACCCTACCGTTCGGTCTGACCAGGAAAAATAACCCCCCACTGCAATCAAATCGCAACCATATGCA
This window encodes:
- a CDS encoding HAD family hydrolase, which translates into the protein MTPAPMLIGLDIDGTIMTADEFISSAVREAITELRLRGHHVVLATGRPLVAVLPVLKDLGIDSGWAVCSNGSVTARLDASGPGAYELDDVVEFPAGPAVDALDAHLPHAVIGLENIGVGYSISADFGSPRLHGSHIITPVAALRAMRTPRVVVARAQHPPAQFRADVAAVDLADSYYSIADEHWMDLAPAGITKAYGLDRLRARLGIPTSATVAVGDADNDIDMLQWAGHGVAMGHAAADVIAAADDVTWPITDDGLAPVLQSLLS